In Flammeovirgaceae bacterium 311, one DNA window encodes the following:
- a CDS encoding trehalose synthase (COG0366 Glycosidases), with product MDKQSFQLDDKLHWYKDAIIYELHIKAFNDGNGDGIGDFQGLLQKLDYLQELGVTAIWLLPFYPSPLKDDGYDIADYFSINQRYGKLEDFKRFIEEAHARDLKVITELVINHTSDQHPWFQRARRSPKDSPYRNYYVWSDDPTKYSDTRIIFTDSEPSNWTWDPVAEQYFWHRFFHHQPDLNYDNPEVQDEVFKMLEYWLDLGVDGFRLDAVPYLFEREGTNCENLPETHVFLKKLRTYVDNKYPGKLLLAEANMWPEDSAAYFGDGDECQMNYHFPIMPRMFMAVKMEDRYPIIDILEQTPAIPKNCQWGMFLRNHDELTLEMVTDEERDYMYRMYTKDPQAKINVGIRHRLAPLLDNDRRKIELMNVLLMSMPGTPIVYYGDEIGMGDNYYLGDRDGVRTPMQWSADRNAGFSNANPQRLYLPVILDPEYSYEVVNVELQERNPNSLLWWMRRIIDMRKRFKVFGRGEIKFLSPQNAKVLAFVRSYEDENILVIANLSRFNQPVSIDLSEYQHHEAIEVFSHNKFPTITEDPYFFTLAPYGYYWIQLQPVKERTESDAEQQVPKMKLKTLDELASTATIDKFATKVIRPYLQRARWFGGKARTITSTKIVDLNVLKEGEETFFWLLMEVAYNEGLPELYQVPFMVCDSASTSEAERSSAQVIGTIAIDDKLMQVYDALYSKAFRDSIIRQWSNKAKTPDRRLQAIAGSKIAEWVENTPDLPSRVMSAEQSNSAIAFDNSLFMKLYRKLDYVVNPDIEVSRFLTEKAGFEYTPNYLGALEWHQSDGRTLMVGMAQEMVSNQGDAWQYILDNLRMYYEDVSAQREELHQPPQVSADLLDPTPFEELPDKVQNLLGRPYQENISLLGRRTADMHKALAAQPDFTDFSHEDFSLHYQRSLFSSLQTLTRSSFELLGKRLKQLPDHVRTDAEQILDMRGQVLDQFKQIYDHKITTLKIRTHGDYHLGQVLYTGRDFYIIDFEGEPARAFSERRIRRSPLRDVAGMIRSFHYAAYASLFEMQVLNQKQEESLENWAEVWYRQNASLYLKSYLQDIQGTGLVPKNEGDLRILLQTFLLEKAVYELGYELNNRPDWLTIPIRGIQSILR from the coding sequence ATGGATAAGCAATCTTTTCAACTCGATGATAAGCTACACTGGTACAAGGATGCCATCATTTATGAGTTGCACATCAAAGCATTCAACGACGGTAATGGCGATGGCATAGGCGATTTTCAGGGGCTGCTGCAAAAGCTGGACTATCTGCAGGAGCTGGGGGTAACCGCCATCTGGTTACTGCCATTTTACCCATCGCCTCTTAAAGACGATGGCTACGATATAGCCGATTATTTCAGTATTAACCAGCGCTATGGCAAGCTGGAAGATTTTAAGCGGTTTATAGAAGAAGCTCACGCACGTGACCTGAAGGTGATTACCGAGCTGGTTATCAATCACACATCAGATCAGCACCCCTGGTTTCAGCGCGCGCGCCGTTCTCCAAAAGACTCTCCTTATCGTAATTATTATGTCTGGAGCGACGACCCGACTAAATACAGCGATACTCGTATTATTTTCACAGACTCAGAGCCATCGAACTGGACCTGGGATCCTGTAGCAGAACAATACTTCTGGCACCGTTTCTTTCATCACCAGCCCGACCTGAACTACGATAATCCCGAAGTGCAGGATGAGGTATTTAAAATGCTGGAGTACTGGCTTGATTTGGGTGTTGATGGTTTCAGGCTGGATGCTGTACCTTACCTGTTTGAAAGAGAAGGCACCAACTGCGAGAACCTGCCTGAAACCCACGTATTCCTGAAAAAATTACGGACATACGTAGACAACAAATACCCGGGAAAACTGCTGCTGGCCGAAGCAAACATGTGGCCCGAAGACAGTGCTGCTTATTTTGGTGATGGTGATGAGTGCCAGATGAATTACCATTTTCCGATTATGCCGCGCATGTTCATGGCGGTAAAAATGGAAGACCGGTACCCGATTATCGATATTCTGGAGCAAACCCCGGCTATACCAAAAAACTGCCAGTGGGGCATGTTCCTGCGTAACCACGATGAGCTTACCCTGGAGATGGTTACCGACGAGGAGCGTGATTATATGTACAGAATGTACACCAAAGATCCGCAGGCGAAAATTAATGTTGGTATTCGCCACCGCCTGGCCCCGCTGCTGGATAACGACCGTCGCAAAATTGAGCTCATGAATGTACTGCTCATGAGTATGCCCGGCACGCCTATCGTCTATTATGGCGATGAAATTGGCATGGGAGATAATTATTATCTAGGTGACCGTGATGGTGTGCGTACTCCCATGCAGTGGAGTGCAGACCGTAATGCAGGCTTTTCAAATGCCAATCCCCAGCGGCTTTACCTACCTGTTATTCTGGACCCTGAATACAGCTACGAAGTAGTAAACGTTGAGCTGCAGGAGCGCAATCCCAATTCACTTCTGTGGTGGATGCGCCGCATCATCGATATGCGCAAGCGCTTTAAAGTGTTTGGTCGTGGCGAAATCAAATTTCTTTCGCCACAAAATGCCAAGGTGCTTGCTTTTGTGCGCAGCTACGAAGATGAAAATATTCTGGTCATTGCGAACCTGTCACGTTTCAACCAGCCCGTTTCCATAGATCTTTCGGAGTACCAGCATCACGAAGCAATTGAGGTATTCAGCCACAACAAATTCCCTACCATTACAGAAGATCCTTATTTCTTCACACTGGCACCTTATGGATATTACTGGATACAGCTGCAGCCTGTTAAGGAAAGAACAGAATCCGATGCAGAACAGCAGGTGCCTAAAATGAAACTTAAGACCCTGGATGAACTGGCGAGTACAGCTACCATAGATAAATTTGCTACTAAGGTCATCAGACCCTACCTGCAGAGAGCCCGCTGGTTTGGAGGCAAGGCACGTACCATCACCTCTACAAAAATTGTAGACCTGAATGTGCTGAAGGAAGGTGAAGAAACCTTCTTCTGGTTGCTGATGGAGGTTGCTTATAACGAAGGTCTGCCGGAGCTGTATCAGGTTCCGTTTATGGTCTGCGATTCTGCATCAACCTCGGAAGCAGAACGGAGTAGCGCGCAGGTTATAGGCACCATTGCTATTGATGATAAACTAATGCAGGTGTATGATGCGCTATACAGCAAAGCATTCCGCGATAGCATCATCAGGCAATGGAGCAACAAAGCCAAAACTCCTGACCGGAGACTGCAGGCCATTGCCGGCAGCAAAATTGCCGAATGGGTGGAAAACACCCCTGATCTGCCAAGCCGTGTGATGAGCGCGGAGCAGAGCAATTCTGCCATCGCCTTCGACAACAGCCTGTTCATGAAGCTGTATCGTAAGCTCGACTATGTGGTGAACCCGGATATTGAGGTAAGTCGTTTCCTTACCGAGAAAGCTGGTTTTGAATACACCCCCAACTACCTGGGTGCGCTGGAATGGCATCAGTCAGACGGCCGCACACTTATGGTTGGTATGGCACAGGAAATGGTAAGCAATCAGGGCGATGCCTGGCAGTACATACTGGACAACCTGCGCATGTATTACGAAGATGTATCTGCTCAGCGCGAGGAGCTACACCAGCCACCACAGGTTTCAGCAGATCTGCTCGACCCAACACCTTTTGAAGAACTACCAGATAAGGTACAGAACCTGCTGGGCAGGCCTTATCAGGAAAACATATCACTATTAGGCAGGCGTACTGCCGATATGCATAAAGCCCTGGCAGCGCAGCCGGATTTCACAGATTTTTCACACGAAGATTTTAGTCTTCATTACCAGCGATCGCTGTTCAGCTCCCTGCAGACCCTCACCAGAAGCTCTTTTGAGCTGCTGGGCAAGCGCTTAAAGCAGTTGCCGGATCATGTTCGCACAGATGCGGAACAGATTCTGGATATGCGCGGACAGGTACTGGATCAGTTCAAGCAAATTTACGATCATAAAATCACTACCCTGAAAATCCGTACCCATGGCGATTATCACCTGGGGCAGGTTCTTTACACAGGCCGTGATTTTTACATCATCGATTTTGAAGGCGAGCCGGCCCGTGCTTTTAGTGAGCGCCGCATACGCCGCAGCCCGCTACGCGATGTGGCCGGAATGATACGTTCCTTCCACTATGCTGCCTATGCCTCTCTTTTCGAAATGCAGGTGCTTAACCAGAAACAGGAAGAGTCGCTGGAGAACTGGGCAGAAGTGTGGTACAGGCAAAACGCATCGCTATATCTTAAATCCTATTTGCAGGATATCCAGGGTACTGGTCTGGTGCCTAAGAACGAAGGCGATT
- a CDS encoding alpha amylase (COG0366 Glycosidases) — protein MIQNYEGRKRVIIENVIPQVECGAYPAKRTVNEPCTVEADVFADGHEVVQARLAYRQAGKKQWQHQPMQFIMNDRWTATFTPHTEGDWEYTIQGWVDHFMSWQQGLKKKFEANQDVSVELQIGRQLMEEGVGRLSGKEAKRLSKLMSQFSDTSEQATAVALAQDRELSELMYSTHDKNQDVKQYEKVLTLKVERERARFSSWYEFFPRSAAVEPGRHGTFRDCIRLLPRIAEMGFDVLYFPPIHPIGEKNRKGKNNATNASEGDVGSPWAIGSHLGGHKSIHPDLGSFEDFEALVAEAKNHGIEIALDYALQCAPDHPYVQEHPQWFKWRPDGTVQYAENPPKKYQDVLPFNFENDDWQNMWKELKNIIDFWVARGVKIFRVDNPHTKPFAFWEWMIASVQKKNPEVLFLAEAFTKPRVMERLGKVGFTQSYTYFTWRESREELAEYMHNLTQTAVKEYFRPNFWPNTPDILPPHLTHGGEAAHISRMILAATLSSNWGMYGPVYEFGINKPMPAKEEYVDNEKYQLHHWDWNRRTRIGETIARINMIRRENEALQYTNNVVISQADNAHLFTFAKKSPSSNNIIVVVVNLDFRWKQAGWIKVPLTELGLPDQLSYRVHDLMSGHTYNWQNEWNYVELEPSAMPAHILRLEAPGIV, from the coding sequence ATGATTCAGAATTATGAAGGTCGCAAAAGGGTAATTATTGAAAATGTAATTCCACAGGTAGAGTGTGGTGCATACCCTGCGAAGCGAACGGTTAACGAACCCTGCACAGTAGAAGCCGATGTTTTTGCCGATGGCCATGAGGTGGTACAGGCGCGACTAGCCTACCGACAGGCCGGAAAAAAACAATGGCAACACCAGCCAATGCAGTTTATTATGAACGATCGCTGGACGGCTACATTTACCCCCCATACCGAAGGCGACTGGGAATATACCATTCAGGGGTGGGTGGACCATTTTATGAGCTGGCAGCAAGGCCTGAAGAAGAAGTTTGAAGCAAATCAGGATGTAAGTGTTGAACTCCAGATTGGGCGCCAGCTCATGGAGGAGGGTGTGGGGCGTCTTTCGGGCAAAGAAGCCAAGCGCCTGAGCAAACTGATGAGTCAATTCAGCGATACCTCTGAGCAGGCTACCGCTGTTGCACTGGCACAAGACCGGGAGCTTAGCGAGCTGATGTACAGCACCCATGACAAAAACCAGGATGTAAAACAGTACGAAAAGGTACTTACCCTAAAGGTTGAGCGTGAGCGCGCCCGCTTCAGCTCCTGGTATGAGTTCTTTCCACGCTCGGCTGCTGTGGAACCCGGCCGCCATGGTACCTTCCGGGACTGTATACGCCTGCTGCCCCGCATTGCCGAGATGGGCTTCGATGTGTTGTATTTTCCGCCCATACACCCCATTGGCGAGAAAAACCGGAAAGGCAAAAATAATGCAACCAATGCCTCCGAGGGTGATGTGGGTTCTCCCTGGGCCATTGGCAGCCACCTGGGCGGGCACAAAAGCATTCATCCCGACCTGGGTTCTTTCGAAGATTTTGAGGCCCTGGTGGCCGAAGCAAAGAATCATGGAATAGAGATAGCCCTTGATTATGCCCTCCAGTGTGCGCCAGACCATCCTTATGTGCAGGAACACCCGCAGTGGTTTAAGTGGCGTCCAGATGGTACTGTTCAATATGCAGAGAACCCTCCAAAAAAATACCAGGATGTGCTGCCCTTCAATTTTGAAAATGACGACTGGCAGAACATGTGGAAAGAGCTCAAAAATATTATTGATTTCTGGGTGGCACGTGGGGTGAAGATCTTCAGGGTGGATAATCCGCATACTAAACCTTTTGCCTTCTGGGAGTGGATGATTGCTTCCGTGCAAAAGAAAAACCCGGAGGTGCTGTTTTTAGCGGAAGCCTTTACCAAACCACGCGTAATGGAACGCCTGGGTAAGGTTGGCTTTACCCAATCCTACACCTACTTTACCTGGCGCGAGAGTCGTGAGGAGCTGGCAGAGTATATGCACAACCTTACCCAGACAGCCGTAAAAGAGTATTTCAGACCAAATTTCTGGCCTAATACACCAGACATTCTGCCGCCACATTTAACGCATGGAGGAGAGGCTGCTCACATCAGCCGTATGATTCTTGCCGCAACGCTTTCCTCTAACTGGGGTATGTACGGGCCGGTGTATGAATTTGGTATCAACAAACCCATGCCTGCTAAAGAAGAGTATGTGGATAATGAGAAATACCAGCTGCACCACTGGGATTGGAACAGGCGTACCCGCATAGGGGAGACCATCGCCAGGATCAACATGATCAGAAGGGAAAATGAGGCATTGCAATACACCAATAATGTAGTGATAAGCCAGGCAGATAATGCGCATTTGTTCACTTTTGCCAAAAAGAGCCCATCCAGCAATAATATTATTGTGGTAGTGGTTAACCTGGACTTCAGATGGAAACAGGCTGGCTGGATTAAAGTGCCACTGACTGAGCTGGGGCTGCCAGATCAGCTGAGTTACCGGGTGCACGACCTGATGAGTGGCCATACCTATAACTGGCAAAACGAATGGAATTATGTTGAGCTGGAGCCTAGCGCCATGCCGGCACATATCCTGAGGCTTGAGGCCCCGGGTATAGTCTGA
- a CDS encoding hypothetical protein (COG1403 Restriction endonuclease), whose translation MSLHHLIPREEGGRYGPTIPLCQPCHSTIHLVFTNKELAKQYNSVEKLKEAPALQKYLNWIRNRNLEKISNRRGKR comes from the coding sequence GTGAGCCTCCACCACCTGATACCCAGGGAGGAAGGTGGACGTTATGGTCCAACCATTCCATTATGCCAGCCCTGCCATAGTACCATTCATCTGGTGTTTACCAATAAAGAGCTTGCCAAGCAGTATAATTCGGTTGAGAAACTCAAAGAAGCCCCGGCACTGCAGAAATACCTGAACTGGATACGCAACCGTAATCTTGAAAAAATTTCCAACAGGAGAGGCAAACGCTAA